The Labrus mixtus chromosome 16, fLabMix1.1, whole genome shotgun sequence genome window below encodes:
- the LOC132991334 gene encoding uncharacterized protein LOC132991334, with protein MKAISSAVLSALFCTVVSASSKVKEEHRTAFFGEDIHIAVPPGNVGEVVFKPRTDVLAEVDLMREGKVVNPRCRINSLGHLVLEDVKEEDEGVYVIKTTNNSNTAKHLILIVRDCAVEQVVKYGETYTIHLNQVEGPITLEFRPSLVQPNQTEVHHAMDESPSVVLYNQTAVTAEEYVRRLSVSEKRVTLHPVRMTDEGSFTVLDREGKVRRRNCLNVRAHQIFMKLAYGANLNMKLYLHYSNLNIVYMPKSDNRPRVILDQGVLVTHLDPMLEGRLTVEGSELMMKKLHVADIGVFMVTDLDGLLVAHVYVEVESYKLPPLTVAILSLLGLIAFMLLVCLLSCLFKMHKRNEKNKKLMLLAQQGSKGDGDAFRQVVHEAYTRFAEESLMQSVSDKTPDTTEVTIKGLEVSKPGRYQALTSDNFLEMSDSGVEFSHSGLPLDSDTDGAMTYASHKPLLNAISPTAVTAGVFSDSLEATLTTHGDLTASRTPDSVLSASPASNPRSLAAATPDGSIGGAASPGAASRGTAGSDSTKTEGGAEGEEAGQKEEGSSPST; from the exons ATGAAAGCAATCAGCTCTGCAGTGCTCAGCGCCCTGTTCTGCACCG ttGTGTCAGCATCTTCAAAAG TCAAAGAGGAGCACAGGACAGCCTTCTTTGGGGAGGACATTCACATCGCTGTCCCGCCTGGGAACGTCGGCGAGGTGGTGTTCAAGCCCAGAACAGATGTCCTCGCTGAGGTGGATCTGATGCGAGAAGGAAAGGTGGTGAATCCCCGGTGCCGCATCAACTCTCTGGGCCACCTGGTGCTGGAGGACgtgaaggaggaggacgagggcgTGTATGTCATCAAGACCACCAACAACTCCAACACAGCCAAGCACCTCATCCTCATTGTCCGAG ACTGCGCAGTGGAACAAGTGGTGAAGTACGGAGAAACTTACACCATCCATCTCAACCAAGTGGAGGGCCCCATCACCCTGGAGTTCAG gCCAAGTCTGGTTCAGCCCAATCAGACTGAGGTCCATCATGCAATGGATGAGTCTCCATCCGTGGTGCTGTACAACCAGACGGCGGTGACTGCAGAGGAGTATGTGAGGCGCCTCAGCGTGTCAGAGAAACGGGTGACACTGCACCCTGTCAGGATGACGGACGAGGGGAGCTTTACGGTGCTGGACCGGGAGGgcaaagtgaggaggaggaactgTCTGAACgtcagag CGCACCAGATCTTCATGAAACTCGCCTATGGAGCAAACCTGAATATGAAACTCTACCTTCATTACTCCAACCTTAACATCGTCTACATGCCCAAATCAGACAACCGGCCCCGTGTCATCCTGGACCAGGGGGTTCTGGTGACCCATCTGGACCCCATGCTGGAGGGCAGGCTGACCGTGGAGGGATCGGAGCTCATGATGAAGAAACTCCATGTGGCCGACATCGGTGTCTTCATGGTGACCGACCTGGATGGGTTGCTTGTGGCTCATGTTTACGTCGAGGTGGAAT CCTATAAGCTGCCTCCGCTGACTGTAGCCATACTCTCCCTGCTGGGCCTGATCGCCTTCATGCTGCTGGTCTGcctgctgtcctgtctctttaaaatgcacaaaaggAACGAGAAGAACAAGAAGCTGATGCTCCTCGCTCAGCAGGGCAGCAAGGGAGACGGCGATGCTTTCAGACAG GTGGTCCATGAAGCATACACAAGGTTTGCTGAGGAGTCTCTGATGCAGTCTGTGAGTGATAAGACCCCGGACACCACAGAGGTCACCATCAAG GGCCTCGAGGTGTCCAAACCAGGACGCTACCAGGCTCTGACCTCGGACAACTTCCTGGAGATGAGCGACTCTGGGGTGGAGTTCAGTCACTCGGGCCTCCCGCTGGACAGCGACACTGACGGTGCCATGACCTACGCCTCCCACAAGCCCCTTCTGAACGCCATCTCCCCGACAGCCGTGACGGCGGGAGTTTTCTCGGACAGCCTGGAGGCCACCCTGACCACCCACGGCGATCTCACCGCCAGCCGGACCCCCGACTCCGTCCTCAGTGCCAGCCCTGCCTCAAATCCTCGCTCGCTCGCCGCTGCCACCCCAGACGGCAGCATCGGCGGGGCCGCGTCGCCCGGAGCCGCCTCTAGGGGCACCGCGGGGTCGGATTCAACCAAGACAGAAGGAGGGGCTGAGGGTGAAGAGGCGGggcagaaggaggagggatCATCTCCGAGCACCTGA
- the LOC132990982 gene encoding tubulin beta chain-like, with the protein MREIVHLQAGQCGNQIGAKFWEVISDEHGIDPTGSYHGDSDLQLDRISVYYNEASGGKYVPRAILVDLEPGTMDSVRSGPFGQIFRPDNFVFGQSGAGNNWAKGHYTEGAELVDSVLDVVRKEAESCECLQGFQLTHSLGGGTGSGMGTLLISKIREEYPDRIMNTFSVVPSPKVSDTVVEPYNATLSVHQLVENTDETYCIDNEALYDICFRTLKLTTPTYGDLNHLVSATMSGVTTCLRFPGQLNADLRKLAVNMVPFPRLHFFMPGFAPLTSRGSQQYRALTVPELTQQVFDAKNMMAACDPRHGRYLTVAAVFRGRMSMKEVDEQMLNVQNKNSSYFVEWIPNNVKTAVCDIPPRGLKMAVTFIGNSTAIQELFKRISEQFTAMFRRKAFLHWYTGEGMDEMEFTEAESNMNDLVSEYQQYQDATAEEEGEFEEEAEEDA; encoded by the exons ATGAGGGAGATTGTTCACCTCCAGGCCGGCCAGTGCGGAAACCAGATCGGTGCCAAG ttctGGGAGGTGATCAGCGACGAGCACGGCATCGACCCAACAGGAAGCTACCATGGAGACAGCGACCTGCAGCTGGACAGGATCAGTGTGTATTACAACGAGGCGAGTG GTGGGAAGTATGTACCAAGAGCCATCCTTGTTGACCTGGAACCAGGCACCATGGACTCGGTCCGCTCGGGACCATTTGGACAAATCTTCAGGCCGGACAACTTTGTCTTTG GTCAGAGCGGAGCAGGAAACAACTGGGCCAAAGGTCACTACAcagagggggcggagcttgtGGATTCCGTCCTGGATGTGGTgaggaaggaggcggagagCTGCGAGTGCCTGCAGGGTTTCCAGCTCACCCACTCCCTGGGAGGAGGCACGGGCTCCGGCATGGGCACCCTGCTCATCAGCAAGATCAGGGAGGAGTACCCGGACCGCATCATGAACACCTTCAGCGTGGTGCCCTCCCCCAAG GTGTCGGACACGGTGGTGGAGCCGTACAACGCCACGCTGTCCGTCCACCAGCTGGTCGAAAACACGGATGAGACGTACTGCATCGACAACGAAGCGCTTTACGACATTTGCTTCCGCACTCTCAAACTCACAACGCCCACCTACGGTGACCTCAACCACCTGGTGTCAGCCACCATGAGCGGCGTGACCACCTGCCTGCGTTTCCCCGGCCAGCTCAACGCCGATCTGAGGAAACTGGCCGTCAACATGGTCCCCTTCCCTCGTCTGCACTTCTTCATGCCCGGCTTTGCTCCtctgaccagcagggggagccaGCAGTACCGCGCCCTGACCGTCCCCGAGCTCACCCAGCAGGTGTTTGACGCCAAAAACATGATGGCGGCCTGCGACCCTCGTCACGGGCGCTACCTGACGGTGGCCGCAGTGTTCCGCGGGCGCATGTCGATGAAGGAGGTGGACGAGCAGATGCTGAACGTGCAGAACAAGAACAGCAGCTACTTCGTGGAGTGGATCCCAAACAACGTGAAGACGGCCGTGTGCGACATCCCGCCGCGTGGCCTCAAGATGGCCGTCACCTTCATCGGCAACAGCACGGCCATCCAGGAGCTGTTCAAGCGCATCTCTGAGCAGTTCACCGCCATGTTCCGCCGCAAGGCCTTCCTCCACTGGTACACCGGCGAGGGAATGGACGAGATGGAGTTCACGGAGGCGGAGAGCAACATGAACGACCTGGTGTCCGAGTACCAGCAGTACCAGGACGCCAcggcggaggaggagggagagtttgAGGAGGAGGCGGAAGAAGATGCCTGA
- the flot1a gene encoding flotillin-1a, protein MFYTCGPNEAMVVSGFCRSPPLMIPGGRVFVIPCIQQIQRISLNTLTLNVKSDKVYTRHGVPISVTGIAQMKIQGQNKQMLAAACQMFMGKSDAEIARIALETLEGHQRAIIAHLTVEEIYRDRKKFSEQVFKVASSDLVNMGISVVSYTLKDVHDDQDYLHSLGKARTAQVQKDARIGEAKNKRDAVIREAHAMQEKVSAQYKNEIDMAKAQRDYELKKAAYDIEVNTKKAESEMAYQLQVAKTKQRIEEEKMQVQVVERTQQIMLQEQEITRREKELEAKVMKPADAERYRLEKLAEAQRLKLIMEAEAEAESIRIKGEAEAFAVEARGRADAEQMAKKAEAFQQYKDGAMVDMLLEQLPLMAEEISKPLCEAHKITMVSSGGGEVGAAKLSGEVLEIMTRLPEAVEKLTGVSISRVGSLTQ, encoded by the exons ATGTTCTACACCTGTGGTCCTAACGAGGCTATGGTGGTGTCAG GTTTCTgtcgctctcctcctctgatgaTCCCCGGAGGCCGAGTGTTCGTCATCCCGTGCATTCAGCAGATACAGAG GATTTCTCTGAACACTCTGACTCTGAACGTGAAGAGCGACAAGGTCTACACCCGCCACGGGGTGCCCATCTCTGTCACGGGGATCGCTCAG ATGAAGATCCAGGGTCAGAACAAACAGATGCTGGCTGCAGCCTGCCAGATGTTCATGGGGAAATCAGACGCAGAGATCGCTCGGATCGCCTTGGAAACGCTGGAGGGACACCAGCGGGCCATCATCGCCCACCTGACTGTCGAG GAGATCTACAGGGACAGGAAGAAGTTCTCCGAGCAGGTTTTTAAGGTGGCCTCCTCTGACCTGGTCAACATGGGCATCAGCGTGGTCAGCTACACGCTCAAAGACGTTCACGACGACCAG gATTATCTGCACTCGCTGGGGAAGGCTCGGACAGCTCAGGTTCAGAAAGACGCTCGCATCGGTGAGGCCAAGAACAAGAGAGATGCTGTGATCAGG GAAGCCCACGCCATGCAGGAGAAAGTCTCCGCTCAGTACAAGAATGAGATCGACATGGCGAAGGCTCAGAGGGACTACGAGCTGAAGAAGGCGGCTTATGACATCGAGGTTAACACTAAGAAAGCTGAGTCCGAGATGGCCTACCAGCTGCAG GTAGCGAAGACAAAGCAGCGCATcgaggaggagaaaatgcaggTCCAGGTGGTGGAGCGGACGCAGCAGATCAtgctgcaggagcaggagaTCACACGCAGGGAGAAGGAGCTGGAGGCCAAGGTGATGAAACCCGCAGACGCTGAGAGGTACCGGCTGGAGAAACTGGCCGAGGCCCAGCG tctgaAGTTGATAATGGAAGCAGAGGCTGAGGCCGAGTCCATCAGG ATTAAAGGGGAGGCTGAGGCGTTTGCGGTGGAGGCCCGGGGTCGTGCTGATGCCGAGCAGATGGCGAAGAAGGCGGAGGCCTTCCAGCAGTACAAGGACGGAGCCATGGTGGACATGCTGCTGGAGCAGCTGCCTCTG ATGGCAGAAGAGATCAGCAAGCCTCTGTGTGAAGCCCACAAGATCACCATGGTGtccagtggaggaggagaggtgggagCAGCCAAACTGTCCGGAGAGGTGCTGGAAATCATGACCCGCCTGCCCGAGGCTGTGGAGAAACTGACCGGAGTCAGCATCTCCCGg GTGGGCTCTCTTACACAGTGA